One window of Metopolophium dirhodum isolate CAU chromosome 3, ASM1992520v1, whole genome shotgun sequence genomic DNA carries:
- the LOC132941255 gene encoding putative inorganic phosphate cotransporter isoform X1, translated as MENDKKEEEKKEEFSWGERHKQTIILFFGLVISYGLRVNLSVAIVAMTDKSSANTHFIELPWNESSKSTVLSSFFWGYLITQVYAGQMAQKYGGKYFLAGALGVSGVLTIFTPASAIHGGVLVMCANRMVQGMAQGFIFPAVNVLLSKWAPASEKGRLISFVFSGTQFGSLVMLPTAGLLASSSGGWPAIFYVGGAFTLVWVLVWSLMGANSPSEHQTISEAEKKFIINSLSNTTSNKPLPTPWGKIFKSVPMWTLIIAHLTQNLGFWILLTNMPTYINYILKFDIKSNGFLSAMPYLIMWILIIAFSWISDYIRTHGLITDTNQRKIWNTLAHWGGALALVSLYLFDTSTTGAIVLLTAALGLNSGVFTGFLTNHLDLAPNFAGTLLGITNSIANITSILGPLLVGFVVTDNCNKDQWGIVFLCSASVFFIGNLLYVIFGTADTQSWNDSSINNKIKNSENEDP; from the exons ATGGAGAACGATAAAAAAGAAGAGGAAAAAAAgg aagAATTCTCATGGGGCGAACGAcacaaacaaacaataatacttttttttggcCTGGTAATTTCATATGGGTTGAGAGTTAATCTGTCAGTTGCCATTGTAGCTATGACTGACAAATCAAGTGccaatacacattttata GAGTTGCCCTGGAACGAATCATCAAAAAGCACAGTTTTAAGCTCATTTTTTTGGGGATATCTAATAACTCAAGTATACGCTGGACAAATGGCACAGAAGTATGGAGGCAAATATTTCTTAGCTGGTGCATTAGGAGTCAGTGGTGTCTTGACGATCTTCACTCCAGCATCAGCGATACACGGTGGTGTATTAGTTATGTGCGCAAACAGAATGGTTCAAGGAATGGCACAA ggttTCATATTTCCAGCAGTTAATGTTTTGTTATCAAAATGGGCACCTGCATCCGAAAAAGGACGTTTGATTTCATTTGTGTTTAGCGGCACACAATTTGGATCATTAGTTATGCTTCCTACCGCAGGTCTTTTAGCTAGTAGTTCAGGTGGTTGGCCAGCTATATTTTACGTAGGTGGTGCTTTCACATTAGTATGGGTACTCGTTTGGTCTTTAATGGGAGCTAACAGTCCATCAGAACATCAAACTATAAGTGAagcagaaaaaaaattcattattaactCATTAAGTAATACAACATCAAATaag cCTTTACCAACTCCTTGGGGAAAGATATTTAAGTCAGTTCCTATGTGGACACTTATAATTGCACACCTAACACAGAACTTGGGATTCTGGATTTTATTAACAAACATGCcaacctatattaattatatactaaaattcGACATTAAATCA aaTGGATTTTTATCTGCTATGCCATACTTGATCATGTGGATCCTGATTATAGCATTTTCCTGGATTAGCGACTACATCAGGACACATGGTTTAATAACAGATACAAACCAAAGGAAAATTTGGAATACCTTAGCTCACTGGGGTGGAGCTTTAGCATTGGTCTCACTCTATCTATTTGATACATCAACTACAGGAGCAATAGTCTTGTTGACTGCAGCTCTTGGTTTAAATAGTGGCGTTTTCACAGGTTTTTTGACGAACCATTTAGACTTGGCACCCAATTTTGCAGGCACACTACTAGGAATTACAAATAGTATAGCAAATATTACATCAATATTGGGACCATTGTTAGTAGGCTTCGTTGTAACGGACAAT tgtAACAAAGACCAATGGGGCATAGTGTTTTTGTGCTCAGCTAGCGTCTTCTTCATTGGAAacttattatatgttatatttggaACTGCTGATACTCAATCGTGGAATGATTCATcgataaacaacaaaataaaaaacagtgAAAATGAAGACCCATGA
- the LOC132941255 gene encoding putative inorganic phosphate cotransporter isoform X2, whose translation MENDKKEEEKKEFSWGERHKQTIILFFGLVISYGLRVNLSVAIVAMTDKSSANTHFIELPWNESSKSTVLSSFFWGYLITQVYAGQMAQKYGGKYFLAGALGVSGVLTIFTPASAIHGGVLVMCANRMVQGMAQGFIFPAVNVLLSKWAPASEKGRLISFVFSGTQFGSLVMLPTAGLLASSSGGWPAIFYVGGAFTLVWVLVWSLMGANSPSEHQTISEAEKKFIINSLSNTTSNKPLPTPWGKIFKSVPMWTLIIAHLTQNLGFWILLTNMPTYINYILKFDIKSNGFLSAMPYLIMWILIIAFSWISDYIRTHGLITDTNQRKIWNTLAHWGGALALVSLYLFDTSTTGAIVLLTAALGLNSGVFTGFLTNHLDLAPNFAGTLLGITNSIANITSILGPLLVGFVVTDNCNKDQWGIVFLCSASVFFIGNLLYVIFGTADTQSWNDSSINNKIKNSENEDP comes from the exons ATGGAGAACGATAAAAAAGAAGAGGAAAAAAAgg AATTCTCATGGGGCGAACGAcacaaacaaacaataatacttttttttggcCTGGTAATTTCATATGGGTTGAGAGTTAATCTGTCAGTTGCCATTGTAGCTATGACTGACAAATCAAGTGccaatacacattttata GAGTTGCCCTGGAACGAATCATCAAAAAGCACAGTTTTAAGCTCATTTTTTTGGGGATATCTAATAACTCAAGTATACGCTGGACAAATGGCACAGAAGTATGGAGGCAAATATTTCTTAGCTGGTGCATTAGGAGTCAGTGGTGTCTTGACGATCTTCACTCCAGCATCAGCGATACACGGTGGTGTATTAGTTATGTGCGCAAACAGAATGGTTCAAGGAATGGCACAA ggttTCATATTTCCAGCAGTTAATGTTTTGTTATCAAAATGGGCACCTGCATCCGAAAAAGGACGTTTGATTTCATTTGTGTTTAGCGGCACACAATTTGGATCATTAGTTATGCTTCCTACCGCAGGTCTTTTAGCTAGTAGTTCAGGTGGTTGGCCAGCTATATTTTACGTAGGTGGTGCTTTCACATTAGTATGGGTACTCGTTTGGTCTTTAATGGGAGCTAACAGTCCATCAGAACATCAAACTATAAGTGAagcagaaaaaaaattcattattaactCATTAAGTAATACAACATCAAATaag cCTTTACCAACTCCTTGGGGAAAGATATTTAAGTCAGTTCCTATGTGGACACTTATAATTGCACACCTAACACAGAACTTGGGATTCTGGATTTTATTAACAAACATGCcaacctatattaattatatactaaaattcGACATTAAATCA aaTGGATTTTTATCTGCTATGCCATACTTGATCATGTGGATCCTGATTATAGCATTTTCCTGGATTAGCGACTACATCAGGACACATGGTTTAATAACAGATACAAACCAAAGGAAAATTTGGAATACCTTAGCTCACTGGGGTGGAGCTTTAGCATTGGTCTCACTCTATCTATTTGATACATCAACTACAGGAGCAATAGTCTTGTTGACTGCAGCTCTTGGTTTAAATAGTGGCGTTTTCACAGGTTTTTTGACGAACCATTTAGACTTGGCACCCAATTTTGCAGGCACACTACTAGGAATTACAAATAGTATAGCAAATATTACATCAATATTGGGACCATTGTTAGTAGGCTTCGTTGTAACGGACAAT tgtAACAAAGACCAATGGGGCATAGTGTTTTTGTGCTCAGCTAGCGTCTTCTTCATTGGAAacttattatatgttatatttggaACTGCTGATACTCAATCGTGGAATGATTCATcgataaacaacaaaataaaaaacagtgAAAATGAAGACCCATGA